Proteins encoded together in one Kutzneria kofuensis window:
- a CDS encoding acetoacetate--CoA ligase: protein MTGPVWIPSQPVVDGCNVERYRQWLTAHDGPDLPDYAALHAWSVAEPAQFWGSLWEYFDILATPHDEVLASAEMPGAQWFTGATLNYVDQVFRHVRDGIAVIDEPEPGTDGRRISWTELRRQVAAVANTLRRLGVGRGDRVVGYLPNIAEAVVAFLATAGLGAIWSSCGQDYSAPAAVARLGQLAPKVLITADGYRYNGREQDRREAISLLRQEIPSLEATIVVPRLGLDGLPGTIPWSADGDHELTTVLVPFDHPLWVLFSSGTTGKPKGIVHGHGGVVIEHVKQLSLHLDLKPADTFFWYTSPSWMMWNFQVAGLLVGATIVCHDGNPGYPAPGALWDLAARLDVTVLGTSPAYLQASEKAGVHPSLPTLRTLGATGSVVPPAAYRWVATELGEHIALASTSGGTDVVSAFAGAVPTAPIWVGEMSAPCLGVALEAWDADGRSVIDEVGELVVTKPMPSMPLSFWDDPDDLRYRDAYFSVYPGVWRHGDWITITGRGTVIVHGRSDSTLNRNGIRMGSADIYAVVEKLPEVVESLVIGAEQPDGGYWMPLFVVLADGTELTDELQDRIRDAIRRDASPRHVPDDIIAVPGIPHTRTGKKLEVPVKRLLQGHEAADVVDPQSVDDAGLLDVFAELSSRRSRR from the coding sequence ATGACAGGGCCCGTCTGGATCCCGAGCCAGCCTGTCGTCGACGGTTGCAACGTCGAACGCTACCGGCAGTGGCTGACCGCGCACGATGGGCCGGACCTCCCCGACTACGCGGCGTTGCACGCCTGGTCGGTGGCGGAGCCGGCGCAGTTCTGGGGCTCCCTGTGGGAGTACTTCGACATCCTGGCCACGCCGCACGACGAGGTGCTGGCGTCGGCGGAGATGCCCGGCGCACAGTGGTTCACCGGGGCCACCCTGAACTACGTCGACCAGGTGTTCCGGCACGTCCGGGACGGCATCGCGGTGATCGACGAGCCGGAGCCGGGCACCGACGGTCGGCGGATCAGCTGGACGGAGCTGCGCCGCCAGGTCGCGGCCGTCGCGAACACGTTGCGCCGGCTTGGCGTCGGCAGGGGTGACCGCGTGGTCGGCTACCTGCCCAACATCGCCGAGGCGGTGGTGGCGTTCCTGGCCACGGCCGGCCTCGGCGCGATCTGGTCCTCGTGCGGGCAGGACTACTCCGCGCCGGCGGCGGTGGCCCGGCTCGGCCAGTTGGCGCCGAAGGTGCTGATCACCGCCGACGGCTACCGGTACAACGGCCGGGAACAGGACCGCCGCGAGGCGATCTCCTTGCTACGCCAAGAGATCCCGTCACTGGAAGCGACGATCGTGGTGCCCCGGCTCGGGCTCGACGGGCTGCCGGGGACGATCCCGTGGTCGGCGGACGGCGACCATGAGCTGACCACCGTGCTGGTGCCGTTCGACCACCCGCTGTGGGTGCTGTTCTCCTCCGGCACCACCGGCAAGCCCAAGGGCATCGTGCACGGCCACGGCGGCGTGGTGATCGAACACGTCAAGCAGCTGTCGCTGCACCTGGACCTGAAGCCGGCCGACACCTTCTTCTGGTACACGTCGCCGAGCTGGATGATGTGGAACTTCCAGGTGGCGGGCCTGCTGGTCGGCGCGACGATCGTCTGCCACGACGGCAATCCCGGCTACCCGGCGCCCGGCGCGCTGTGGGATCTGGCCGCACGGCTGGACGTCACGGTGCTCGGCACCAGCCCGGCGTACCTACAGGCGTCGGAGAAGGCGGGCGTGCATCCGTCACTACCCACGCTGCGGACGTTGGGCGCCACCGGGTCCGTGGTGCCGCCGGCCGCTTACCGTTGGGTGGCAACGGAATTGGGTGAGCACATCGCGCTGGCGTCCACCAGCGGCGGCACCGACGTGGTCAGCGCCTTCGCCGGCGCGGTGCCGACGGCGCCGATCTGGGTCGGCGAGATGTCCGCGCCGTGCCTGGGCGTCGCCCTGGAGGCGTGGGACGCCGACGGCCGCAGCGTGATCGACGAGGTCGGGGAACTCGTTGTCACCAAACCGATGCCGTCGATGCCACTGTCCTTCTGGGACGATCCCGACGATCTCAGGTACCGCGATGCCTACTTCTCCGTCTACCCGGGGGTGTGGCGCCACGGCGACTGGATCACGATCACCGGTCGCGGCACGGTGATCGTGCACGGCCGATCCGACTCCACCTTGAACCGCAACGGGATCCGGATGGGCAGCGCGGACATCTACGCCGTCGTGGAGAAGCTGCCGGAGGTCGTGGAGTCGCTGGTGATCGGCGCCGAGCAACCGGACGGCGGCTACTGGATGCCGCTGTTCGTCGTGCTTGCGGACGGAACCGAGCTCACCGACGAGCTGCAGGACCGGATCCGCGACGCCATCCGCAGGGACGCCTCGCCACGGCACGTGCCGGACGACATCATCGCCGTGCCGGGGATTCCGCACACCCGAACCGGCAAGAAGCTGGAGGTGCCGGTGAAGCGGCTCCTCCAGGGCCACGAAGCCGCCGATGTCGTGGATCCGCAGTCGGTCGACGACGCCGGCCTGCTCGACGTCTTCGCGGAGCTCAGTTCACGCAGGTCACGCCGGTAG
- a CDS encoding LCP family protein, producing the protein MRAGRPAVITGRAVVALASVAVIGLSGYGWSLLNQAQTHLTTDDVIQHHTPPAAVDTIQHRDGQDTNFLLVGIDSRTDVHGNPLPPDVLASLHAGPDDGYLNTDTLIVVHVPGDGGKASAISIPRDSYVDIAGGYGKHKINSAYSIGMNNHNGSQTEGRKTLIQTVENFTGVTIDHYAEINLYGFDLISQALGGVPVCLNHAVNDSQYSGAVFPAGQQTLSGVQALQFVRQRHGLDNGDIDRERRQQSFLASAVHQLLSVGTLTSPSKLNAIIDAVQNSIVLDQGWDLLQFAQQVQGISGGNITFDTIPIVNITYWTPADGDAVQVDPVQVKEFVAAKFGDGPATPSSATTTPPSSPTGKAAGDGSRKSPIVSGTTTTSTTQQPITATGVTCVN; encoded by the coding sequence GTGCGCGCAGGAAGACCCGCCGTGATCACCGGGAGAGCCGTGGTCGCGCTGGCCTCGGTCGCGGTCATCGGCCTGTCCGGCTACGGCTGGAGCCTGCTCAACCAGGCGCAGACGCACCTCACCACCGACGACGTCATCCAGCACCACACGCCGCCGGCGGCGGTGGACACCATCCAGCACCGGGACGGCCAGGACACCAACTTCCTGCTGGTCGGCATCGACAGCCGCACCGACGTGCACGGCAACCCGTTGCCGCCGGACGTGCTGGCCTCGCTGCACGCCGGCCCGGACGACGGCTACCTGAACACCGACACGCTGATCGTGGTGCACGTGCCGGGTGACGGCGGCAAGGCCTCGGCCATCTCCATCCCGCGCGACTCGTACGTGGACATCGCCGGCGGCTACGGCAAGCACAAGATCAATTCGGCGTACTCGATCGGCATGAACAACCACAACGGCTCGCAGACCGAGGGCCGCAAGACGCTGATCCAGACGGTGGAGAACTTCACCGGCGTCACCATCGACCACTACGCCGAGATCAACCTGTACGGCTTCGACCTGATCAGCCAGGCGCTGGGCGGCGTGCCGGTGTGCCTGAACCACGCCGTCAACGACAGCCAGTACTCCGGCGCGGTGTTCCCGGCCGGCCAGCAGACCCTGTCCGGCGTGCAGGCGCTGCAGTTCGTGCGCCAGCGGCACGGCCTGGACAACGGCGACATCGACCGCGAGCGCCGGCAGCAGTCGTTCCTGGCCTCGGCGGTGCACCAGCTGCTGTCGGTGGGCACGCTGACCAGCCCCAGCAAGCTCAACGCGATCATCGACGCCGTGCAGAACTCCATCGTGCTGGACCAGGGCTGGGACCTGTTGCAGTTCGCCCAGCAGGTGCAGGGCATCTCCGGCGGCAACATCACGTTCGACACCATCCCGATCGTGAACATCACCTACTGGACGCCGGCCGACGGCGACGCCGTGCAGGTGGATCCCGTGCAGGTCAAGGAGTTCGTGGCGGCGAAGTTCGGCGACGGGCCGGCCACGCCGTCCTCGGCCACCACGACGCCGCCGTCCTCGCCGACCGGCAAGGCGGCCGGCGACGGCAGCCGCAAGTCGCCGATCGTGTCGGGAACCACCACGACCAGCACGACCCAGCAGCCGATCACCGCTACCGGCGTGACCTGCGTGAACTGA
- a CDS encoding DUF6542 domain-containing protein yields the protein MDDETTTARRPWGLPWWAAILLPLVTTAAGAYADLTFNHSLGVPFQAAYAGGCVLSVLLVRRRNLFGPMVQPPLILLFAAPPVALALSGHSLGSGLVSQALTIGTPLVDNFMVQAGVTIATIVLGLIRMILTRRRPAAPEPESSEPDAEPAAA from the coding sequence ATGGACGACGAGACGACGACCGCGCGCCGCCCGTGGGGGCTGCCCTGGTGGGCCGCCATCCTGCTGCCGCTGGTGACCACCGCGGCCGGCGCCTACGCCGACCTCACCTTCAACCATAGCCTCGGCGTGCCGTTCCAGGCCGCTTATGCGGGCGGTTGTGTGCTGTCCGTGCTGCTGGTGCGGCGGCGCAACCTGTTCGGCCCGATGGTGCAGCCGCCGCTGATCCTGCTGTTCGCCGCCCCGCCCGTGGCGCTGGCGCTGAGCGGGCACAGCCTCGGCTCCGGGTTGGTCAGCCAGGCCCTGACCATCGGCACGCCGCTCGTGGACAACTTCATGGTGCAGGCCGGTGTGACGATTGCCACCATCGTGCTGGGCCTGATCCGGATGATCCTCACCCGCCGCCGCCCGGCCGCCCCGGAACCCGAGTCCTCAGAGCCGGATGCCGAGCCGGCCGCCGCCTGA
- a CDS encoding glycoside hydrolase family 19 protein produces MSLRRMLAGLAAFAVAATVAVVAPATANAATCAAAYSASQVYTGGMSASYNGHNWQAKWWTQGEAPSTGGSGVWADQGACTGGSGGGGGGTTCNYPDWVAGTNYTTGAIVRYPANGQYYQATHDNPGYDPTISTWYWSPFSCTGGGGGGGGGGGGTGGFVVSEAQFNQMFPSRNAFYTYAGLTAAIAKFPAFANTGSDTVKKQEAAAFLANVSHETGHLVYVTEIDKSGNYCDTSKSYGCPAGTYAYYGRGPIQLSWNFNYYSAGQYLGLDLLNNPYLVEQRADVAWETGLWYWFTGTGATSTASHDAMVNGMGFGATIRAINGGLECDGHNTAEMQDRVNLYQQYASLLGVSPGGNLTC; encoded by the coding sequence TTGTCGTTACGACGAATGCTGGCGGGACTGGCTGCCTTCGCCGTGGCCGCGACGGTCGCGGTCGTGGCCCCTGCCACCGCGAACGCGGCCACCTGCGCCGCCGCGTACAGCGCTTCACAGGTCTACACCGGCGGCATGTCCGCCTCGTACAACGGACACAACTGGCAGGCCAAGTGGTGGACCCAGGGTGAGGCGCCGAGCACCGGCGGCTCCGGCGTCTGGGCCGACCAGGGCGCCTGCACCGGCGGCTCGGGCGGCGGTGGCGGCGGAACCACCTGCAACTACCCCGACTGGGTCGCCGGCACCAACTACACGACCGGCGCGATCGTGCGCTACCCGGCTAACGGCCAGTACTACCAGGCCACGCACGACAACCCGGGCTACGACCCGACCATCAGCACCTGGTACTGGTCGCCGTTCTCCTGCACCGGCGGCGGCGGCGGCGGTGGTGGCGGCGGTGGTGGCACCGGCGGGTTCGTGGTGAGCGAAGCCCAGTTCAACCAGATGTTCCCGAGCCGCAACGCCTTCTACACCTACGCCGGCCTGACCGCCGCGATCGCCAAGTTCCCGGCGTTCGCCAACACCGGCAGCGACACGGTGAAGAAGCAGGAGGCCGCGGCCTTCCTGGCCAACGTCAGTCACGAGACCGGCCACCTGGTGTACGTCACCGAGATCGACAAGTCGGGCAACTACTGCGACACCAGCAAGTCCTACGGCTGCCCGGCCGGCACCTACGCCTACTACGGCCGCGGCCCGATCCAGCTCAGCTGGAACTTCAACTACTACTCCGCGGGCCAGTACCTCGGCCTGGACCTGCTGAACAACCCGTACCTGGTGGAGCAGCGGGCGGACGTGGCCTGGGAGACCGGCCTCTGGTACTGGTTCACCGGCACCGGCGCGACCAGCACCGCCTCGCACGACGCGATGGTCAACGGGATGGGCTTCGGCGCCACGATCCGGGCCATCAACGGCGGCCTGGAGTGTGACGGCCACAACACCGCCGAGATGCAGGACCGGGTCAACCTGTACCAGCAGTACGCCTCGCTGCTGGGCGTCTCGCCCGGCGGCAACCTCACCTGCTGA
- a CDS encoding MFS transporter encodes MTAVEQAPAVGGRYKWIALSNTTLGVFIATVDGSIVIISLPAIFRGIGLDPLAPGNISYLLWMILGYLLVSAVLVVALGRLGDMFGRVRMYNAGFAIFAAASIALSLDPFMGGAGALWLIGWRVVQAFGGAMLTGNSAAIITDAFPANQRGTALGINQITALAGQFIGLLAGGFLAVIDWHAVFWVSVPIGVLGTLWSYRSLREIGSPRPARIDWVGTLTFTAGTGALLAAITYGIQPYGGHPTGWTSPLVLSGLALGIALLVAFCVAETRIRQPMFRLGLFRIRAFAAGNIAALLTAVARGGMQFMLIIWLQGIWLPLHGYDFENTPLWAGIYMLPLTFGFLVAGPIAGFLSDRFGARLFATGGLVLVVLAFLGLLALPVNFSYPLFALLLFVSGVGQGMFSAPNTSAIMGSVPAADRGVASGMRSTFQNSGTSLSIGVFFSLMIVGLATSLPTTLSAGLQAQGVPAATAQSVASLPPVSTLFAAFLGDSPIAHLLEPSGVLKTLPPDHVTALTGTKFFPELVSGPFHQGLVTVFGAAAIMAAVAALASLLRGRTAR; translated from the coding sequence GTGACGGCGGTCGAGCAGGCGCCCGCGGTCGGCGGGCGCTACAAGTGGATCGCGTTGTCCAACACCACTCTCGGTGTGTTCATCGCCACCGTCGACGGCTCGATCGTGATCATCTCGCTGCCGGCCATCTTCCGCGGCATCGGGCTGGATCCGTTGGCGCCGGGCAACATCAGCTACCTGCTGTGGATGATCCTCGGCTACCTGCTGGTGTCCGCCGTGCTCGTGGTGGCGCTGGGCCGGCTCGGCGACATGTTCGGCCGGGTCCGGATGTACAACGCCGGCTTCGCCATCTTCGCCGCCGCCTCCATCGCGCTGTCGCTCGATCCGTTCATGGGCGGCGCCGGCGCGCTGTGGCTGATCGGCTGGCGTGTCGTGCAGGCGTTCGGCGGCGCGATGCTGACCGGCAACTCGGCGGCGATCATCACCGACGCGTTTCCCGCCAACCAGCGCGGAACCGCCTTGGGCATCAACCAGATCACCGCGCTGGCCGGGCAGTTCATCGGCCTGCTGGCCGGCGGCTTCCTCGCCGTGATCGACTGGCACGCGGTGTTCTGGGTGAGCGTGCCGATCGGCGTGCTCGGCACCCTCTGGTCCTACCGCAGCCTGCGCGAGATCGGCTCGCCGCGGCCGGCCCGCATCGACTGGGTCGGCACGCTCACGTTCACCGCCGGCACCGGCGCGCTGCTGGCCGCGATCACGTACGGAATCCAGCCGTACGGCGGGCATCCGACCGGCTGGACCAGTCCGCTCGTCCTGAGTGGACTGGCGCTGGGCATCGCGCTGCTGGTGGCCTTCTGCGTGGCCGAGACCCGGATCCGGCAGCCGATGTTCCGCCTCGGCCTGTTCCGGATCCGCGCCTTCGCCGCCGGCAACATCGCCGCACTGCTCACCGCCGTGGCCCGCGGCGGCATGCAGTTCATGCTGATCATCTGGCTGCAGGGCATCTGGCTTCCCTTGCACGGCTACGACTTCGAGAACACGCCGCTGTGGGCCGGCATCTACATGCTGCCGCTCACGTTCGGTTTCCTTGTGGCGGGCCCGATCGCCGGCTTCCTGTCCGACCGGTTCGGCGCGCGGTTGTTCGCCACCGGCGGCCTTGTCCTTGTGGTGCTGGCGTTCCTCGGCCTGCTGGCGCTGCCGGTGAACTTCTCCTACCCGTTGTTCGCGCTGCTGCTGTTCGTCAGCGGTGTCGGGCAGGGCATGTTCTCCGCCCCGAACACGTCGGCGATCATGGGCTCGGTGCCGGCGGCCGATCGCGGCGTCGCCTCCGGTATGCGGTCCACCTTCCAGAACTCCGGCACCTCGTTGTCCATTGGGGTGTTCTTCTCGCTGATGATCGTCGGCCTCGCGACCTCGCTGCCGACCACGCTCAGCGCCGGCCTGCAGGCGCAGGGCGTGCCGGCGGCGACCGCGCAGTCCGTGGCGTCGCTGCCGCCGGTGAGCACGCTGTTCGCGGCGTTCCTCGGCGACAGCCCGATCGCGCACCTGCTCGAGCCCAGCGGCGTGCTGAAGACGTTGCCGCCGGACCACGTGACCGCCCTGACCGGCACGAAGTTCTTCCCGGAGCTGGTGTCCGGCCCGTTCCACCAGGGACTCGTCACCGTGTTCGGCGCGGCCGCGATCATGGCCGCCGTTGCCGCGCTGGCCTCCCTATTGCGCGGCCGAACCGCCCGCTGA
- a CDS encoding MarR family winged helix-turn-helix transcriptional regulator, with the protein MAEVEELSPELVRAGADLRVAVGRIARRLRQAHEVGDVTLSEVSVLARLDRDGPNTPGVLAELERIRPQAMGVTLSELEGRGLVRRDADAVDGRKVLMSVTPAGRKMLSERRSASAERLTRALAEEFSAVERRRLLAVLPLLDRLAERL; encoded by the coding sequence GTGGCTGAGGTGGAGGAGCTGTCCCCGGAGCTGGTCCGGGCCGGCGCAGACCTGCGGGTCGCCGTCGGCCGGATCGCGCGCCGGCTGCGGCAGGCCCACGAGGTGGGCGACGTGACCCTGTCCGAGGTGTCCGTGCTGGCCCGGTTGGACCGGGACGGCCCGAACACCCCCGGTGTGCTGGCCGAGCTGGAGCGGATCCGCCCGCAGGCCATGGGCGTCACACTGTCCGAACTGGAGGGTCGCGGTCTCGTCCGCCGCGACGCGGACGCCGTCGACGGCCGCAAGGTGCTGATGTCCGTCACGCCGGCGGGCCGGAAGATGTTGTCGGAGCGGCGATCCGCCAGCGCCGAGCGGCTGACCCGGGCGCTCGCCGAGGAGTTCTCCGCGGTGGAGCGGCGCAGGCTGCTCGCCGTGCTGCCGCTGCTCGACCGGCTGGCGGAGCGGTTGTGA